A single window of Periplaneta americana isolate PAMFEO1 chromosome 14, P.americana_PAMFEO1_priV1, whole genome shotgun sequence DNA harbors:
- the LOC138713356 gene encoding uncharacterized protein, protein MENNERKFDVTRLMAVLEETLETTTKVNNILYSSCNEVQDLLNNWVVPDESTGDEIIQCTCANDEDCKMDEVAKNIEEVVGQAQKLRQTFSTKPRFHSNNPITTRKPNVEKLFSKQSDTSTRIPSASNGLSSSRKVNTVRKKTESILHPSKKQVTNNNETSTVTKATNTNNQSTTKRSSVDNHITRITTCTVTRTSSVPLVNDRNDKKVKRPYSSPSNFQTTYQRDFPVRKNISKHNNTSNSSSKLQNSTMKDDTNTLRSQDAKSLGDKDLELHSNKLGQTITSPSGKIRISELEKLLSVVTIYPNPVNSESIKLNTAQVKTNSCALHGGKAANVKKDTRVVGLAEALDILGIPPELVKGLKTYHAFLASNGSNTLKCNESKSEAANSFLHKLETTNESSLNNVCSEPLVQLFSEYLATFAKASKITNARELGMNNETVVSLLTKFEDLEKKYRILCNVEESVISEPKTSKCNSVVSSECHVKDKSADGWAIIGVWNTKSRRRFKALETTQYIRYKSGDQWKKFAANLQKIQRTELQIEIYDLIQSFILPQLTCLDPQDPAFLLMFKAVCSLCDMSLLPPPVIIKSN, encoded by the exons ATGGAAAACAATGAGCGTAAATTTGATGTCACAAG ATTAATGGCGGTTTTAGAAGAAACGCTGGAAACAACAACAAAAGTTAACAATATTTTATACTCTAGCTGTAATGAAGTACAAGATTTATTAAACAACTGGGTTGTACCTGATGAATCTACTGGTGATGAAATTATTCAGTGCACTTGTGCCAATGATGAAGATTGTAAAATGGACGAAGTTGCAAAAAACATTGAAGAAGTTGTAGGACAGGCACAAAAGTTACGACAGACCTTCAGTACGAAACCACGATTTCACTCAAATAACCCAATCACTACAAGAAAACCCAatgtggaaaaattattttccaaaCAGTCTGATACCAGTACAAGAATTCCTTCAGCTTCTAACGGTCTCTCAAGTTCTAGAAAAGTCAATACAGTACGAAAGAAAACTGAAAGTATTCTACATCCTAGTAAGAAACAAGtgactaataataatgaaacttcaACTGTTACTAAAGCAACTAACACTAATAATCAGTCTACTACAAAGAGAAGTTCTGTTGACAATCACATAACACGAATTACTACATGTACTGTCACTCGAACTTCCTCAGTTCCGTTGGTTAATGATCGCAATGATAAAAAAGTAAAACGGCCTTATTCTTCTCCTTCAAACTTTCAAACGACCTATCAAAGAGACTTTCCAGTACGCAAAAATATTAGCAAGCACAATAACACATCAAATTCCAGTTCGAAGTTGCAAAATAGTACAATGAAAGATGATACAAACACATTACGTTCCCAAGATGCTAAATCACTGGGTGACAAGGATTTGGAATTACATTCGAACAAATTAGGCCAAACAATTACATCTCCTTCAGGGAAAATAAGGATATCAGAACTTGAAAAACTTTTGAGTGTAGTGACTATTTATCCCAATCCCGTTAACTCAGAATCTATAAAGCTTAACACTGCCCAAGTTAAAACGAATTCTTGTGCACTGCATGGTGGTAAGGCAGCAAATGTTAAGAAAGATACTAGAGTTGTTGGATTAGCAGAAGCGTTAGATATTCTAGGAATACCACCAGAATTGGTTAAAGGTCTCAAAACATACCATGCCTTCTTGGCTTCGAATGGAAGTAATACACTCAAATGCAATGAAAGTAAAAGTGAAGCAGCAAACAGCTTTTTACACAAACTAGAAACCACA AATGAAAGCAGCTTGAATAATGTTTGTAGTGAACCTTTGGTTCAGCTTTTCTCAGAGTATCTGGCTACATTTGCTAAAGCATCCAAGATTACAAATGCTAGAGAATTAGGCATGAATAATGAGACAGTAGTGAGCCTTCTGACAAAATTTGAAGATCTAGAAAAGAAATATCGCATATTATGCAATGTTGAAGAATCTGTAATCTCCGAACCAAAGACTTCCAAGTGTAATAGCGTAGTATCAAGTGAATGTCACGTAAAAGATAAATCAGCAGATGGATGGGCCATTATTGGAGTATGGAACACGAAAAGTAGGCGAAGATTTAAAG CACTGGAAACTACGCAGTACATACGATACAAGAGTGGGGACCAGTGGAAAAAGTTTGCAGCCAATTTGCAGAAGATACAAAGAacagaacttcaaatagaaataTATGATTTGATTCAATCTTTTATTTTGCCACAGTTAACCTGTCTTGATCCTCAGGATCCTGCATTTCTCTTAATGTTCAAGGCTGTTTGCTCATTGTGTGATATGTCATTGCTTCCTCCACCTGTTATAATTAAGTCAAATTAA